A part of Gossypium hirsutum isolate 1008001.06 chromosome A07, Gossypium_hirsutum_v2.1, whole genome shotgun sequence genomic DNA contains:
- the LOC107926631 gene encoding uncharacterized protein isoform X1, with translation MASIPKFSYQRLKNEECSFNEAEEEKAIQFKQTSRKWQRPRFKRFAIRSRPKLRIPGLTRFLRKRSRVLSRLKLSWRKALNRLKHGQAHMNDLFGGNFLVLQVSHTPFTTGKKKPL, from the exons ATGGCTTCCATCCCCAAGTTTTCTTATCAAAGGCTGAAGAACGAAGAGTGTAGTTTTAATGAAGCCGAAGAAGAAAAAGCAATACAATTCAAGCAGACCTCAAGGAAATGGCAGAGGCCGAGGTTCAAGAGGTTCGCCATTAGAAGCCGACCAAAGCTTCGAATCCCTGGGTTAACAAGGTTCTTGAGAAAAAGAAGCAGGGTGTTGTCAAGGCTTAAGCTTTCATGGAGGAAAGCTTTGAACAGGTTGAAGCATGGGCAAGCTCATATGAACGATTTGTTTGGTGGGAATTTCTTGGTTCTACAAGTTAGCCATACTCCGTTTACAACTGGGAAGAAGAAGCCATT GTAG
- the LOC121232070 gene encoding 28 kDa ribonucleoprotein, chloroplastic — MSSITKPISMADSCCLVCIPSLFTTCSKSPSLLCFPPKPINLFLSSSHSSTSLTLKTKTHFSSLVSFVAQTSDWAQQEEENDATITIDDEESGIEAKWENDDSDGPEGKDAVFEEQSRDLEEEGSEPSEEAKLFVGNLPFDVDSQSLAMLFEKAGTVEIAEVIYNRDTEQSRGFGFVTMSSIEEAEKAVEQFNRYDLNGRLLTVNKAAPRGSRLDRPPRVFERAFRVYVGNLPWDVDNARLEQVFSEHGKVVEARVVYDRETGRSRGFGFVTMSSETELNDAIAALDGQSLDGRAIRVNVAEERPRRGFF; from the exons ATGTCTTCAATAACCAAACCCATATCCATGGCGGACTCATGTTGCCTCGTTTGTATCCCTTCACTATTCACCACTTGTTCCAAATCCCCATCTCTCCTCTGCTTTCCCCCAAAACCCATCAATCTTTTCCTCTCATCTTCCCATTCTTCAACCTCTTTGACCCTCAAAACCAAAACCCATTTCTCTTCTCTAGTTTCCTTTGTTGCCCAAACATCAGATTGGGCTCAACAAGAGGAAGAAAATGACGCCACCATCACCATCGATGATGAGGAAAGTGGCATTGAAGCGAAATGGGAAAACGATGATAGTGATGGACCTGAAGGCAAGGATGCTGTTTTTGAAGAGCAAAGTAGGGATTTAGAAGAAGAGGGTTCTGAACCCTCTGAGGAAGCTAAATTGTTTGTTGGGAATTTGCCTTTTGATGTTGATAGCCAAAGTTTAGCTATGCTTTTTGAGAAAGCAGGAACTGTGGAAATTGCTGAG GTTATTTACAATAGAGACACTGAGCAAAGTCGTGGCTTTGGGTTTGTAACAATGAGTTCAATTGAGGAAGCTGAGAAGGCTGTTGAACAATTTAATCGTTAT GACCTTAATGGAAGGCTCTTGACTGTTAATAAGGCTGCTCCTAGAGGATCACGTCTTGACCGACCCCCTCGTGTTTTTGAACGTGCTTTTAGAGTTTATGTAGGTAACCTTCCATGGGATGTTGATAATGCCCGACTAGAGCAAGTCTTTAGTGAACATGGTAAGGTAGTCGAGGCTCGTGTAGTCTATGATAGGGAGACAGGCCGATCCCGTGGTTTCGGTTTCGTGACTATGTCCTCAGAAACTGAATTGAATGATGCCATTGCAGCTCTCGATGGACAG AGTCTGGATGGAAGAGCAATAAGAGTAAATGTTGCAGAGGAAAGACCAAGGCGAGGATTCTTTTGA
- the LOC107953552 gene encoding protein-L-isoaspartate O-methyltransferase 1 isoform X2, with protein MRFWIGNGINKNKQMVEHLQHYGVISSMKVAEVMETIDRALFVPDGASAYVDSPLAIGYNATISAPHMHATCLQLLEQNLQPGMHALDVGSGTGYLTACFAIMVGPQGRAVGVEHIPELVASSIKNIEKSAAAPLLKEGSLSVHAGDGRQGWPECAPYDAIHVGAAAPEIPQALLDQLKPGGRMVIPVGNMFQDLKVVDKNMDGSISIRSETSVRYVPLTSRDAQLRGY; from the exons ATG CGCTTTTGGATCGGAAATGGGATCAACAAGAACAAACAAATGGTGGAGCATTTGCAGCATTACGGAGTGATTTCGTCAATGAAAGTAGCTGAAGTAATGGAGACTATTGATAGGGCATTATTTGTACCGGATGGGGCTTCGGCTTATGTTGATAGTCCGCTGGCAATAGGTTACAATGCCACCATTTCAGCACCGCATATGCATGCTACCTGCCTTCAATTATTGGAGCAAAATTTGCAGCCCGGCATGCACGCTTTAGATGTTGGCTCAG GAACTGGATACTTGACTGCTTGTTTTGCGATAATGGTTGGACCACAGGGTCGGGCTGTTGGTGTCGAACATATTCCTGAATTGGTTGCTTCTTCTATAAAAAACATCGAAAAAAGCGCTGCAGCTCCACTGTTGAAAGAAGGTTCTCTCTCGGTGCATGCTGGCG ATGGAAGGCAAGGGTGGCCAGAATGTGCACCCTATGATGCTATACATGTCGGGGCAGCAGCACCGGAAATACCACAGGCTCTCCTTGATCAATTAAAGCCAGGTGGCCGAATGGTGATTCCTGTAGGAAACATGTTCCAAGACTTGAAAGTAGTGGACAAGAATATGGACGGTTCAATTAGCATTCGAAGTGAGACTTCCGTCCGGTACGTTCCTTTAACCAGTCGTGATGCTCAGTTGAGAGGTTACTGA
- the LOC107953552 gene encoding protein-L-isoaspartate O-methyltransferase 1 isoform X1, whose amino-acid sequence MMNLSTVIAYGCRHCTPPIKQLLNYTTFLHLQHHHHHHHHHHHLHLQGRPLSFNSLNLPNLNLLLTGNCLFFRMQRFWIGNGINKNKQMVEHLQHYGVISSMKVAEVMETIDRALFVPDGASAYVDSPLAIGYNATISAPHMHATCLQLLEQNLQPGMHALDVGSGTGYLTACFAIMVGPQGRAVGVEHIPELVASSIKNIEKSAAAPLLKEGSLSVHAGDGRQGWPECAPYDAIHVGAAAPEIPQALLDQLKPGGRMVIPVGNMFQDLKVVDKNMDGSISIRSETSVRYVPLTSRDAQLRGY is encoded by the exons atGATGAATCTATCCACGGTGATAGCGTATGGATGCCGCCATTGTACACCCCCAATAAAGCAACTCTTAAACTACACTACCTTCCTTCATCTTCagcatcaccatcaccatcaccatcaccatcaccatctTCATCTTCAAGGCCGCCCTCTTTCCTTTAACAGTCTTAATCtccctaacctcaatctccttctCACGGGTAATTGTCTCTTCTTCAGGATGCAG CGCTTTTGGATCGGAAATGGGATCAACAAGAACAAACAAATGGTGGAGCATTTGCAGCATTACGGAGTGATTTCGTCAATGAAAGTAGCTGAAGTAATGGAGACTATTGATAGGGCATTATTTGTACCGGATGGGGCTTCGGCTTATGTTGATAGTCCGCTGGCAATAGGTTACAATGCCACCATTTCAGCACCGCATATGCATGCTACCTGCCTTCAATTATTGGAGCAAAATTTGCAGCCCGGCATGCACGCTTTAGATGTTGGCTCAG GAACTGGATACTTGACTGCTTGTTTTGCGATAATGGTTGGACCACAGGGTCGGGCTGTTGGTGTCGAACATATTCCTGAATTGGTTGCTTCTTCTATAAAAAACATCGAAAAAAGCGCTGCAGCTCCACTGTTGAAAGAAGGTTCTCTCTCGGTGCATGCTGGCG ATGGAAGGCAAGGGTGGCCAGAATGTGCACCCTATGATGCTATACATGTCGGGGCAGCAGCACCGGAAATACCACAGGCTCTCCTTGATCAATTAAAGCCAGGTGGCCGAATGGTGATTCCTGTAGGAAACATGTTCCAAGACTTGAAAGTAGTGGACAAGAATATGGACGGTTCAATTAGCATTCGAAGTGAGACTTCCGTCCGGTACGTTCCTTTAACCAGTCGTGATGCTCAGTTGAGAG GTTACTGA
- the LOC107926631 gene encoding uncharacterized protein isoform X2 yields MASIPKFSYQRLKNEECSFNEAEEEKAIQFKQTSRKWQRPRFKRFAIRSRPKLRIPGLTRFLRKRSRVLSRLKLSWRKALNRLKHGQAHMNDLFGGNFLVLQVSHTPFTTGKKKPF; encoded by the exons ATGGCTTCCATCCCCAAGTTTTCTTATCAAAGGCTGAAGAACGAAGAGTGTAGTTTTAATGAAGCCGAAGAAGAAAAAGCAATACAATTCAAGCAGACCTCAAGGAAATGGCAGAGGCCGAGGTTCAAGAGGTTCGCCATTAGAAGCCGACCAAAGCTTCGAATCCCTGGGTTAACAAGGTTCTTGAGAAAAAGAAGCAGGGTGTTGTCAAGGCTTAAGCTTTCATGGAGGAAAGCTTTGAACAGGTTGAAGCATGGGCAAGCTCATATGAACGATTTGTTTGGTGGGAATTTCTTGGTTCTACAAGTTAGCCATACTCCGTTTACAACTGGGAAGAAGAAGCCATT TTGA